In a single window of the Vicinamibacteria bacterium genome:
- the alr gene encoding alanine racemase: MGSSWLEIDAGRLVGNVCAIRARLERGTGLMAVVKANAYGHGARLVSPLLADHVDWFGVDSLSEALEIHALGLGRPILILGHTEAENLETVVRLGLRQALFRRDSARAMARAAERMGKPALAHLKIETGLNRLGGSPSDIDLTGIQIEGVYTHFADVENGSSDFYRIQLERLREAASLFEGVLVHASPTAGVLLHPDAHCDLARVGIGLFGIWPSPDSRVEVPLRPVLTWKSRLAQVKRVSRGASVGYDCTYRAESDRVIGVVPAGYYDGYDRRLSNRGYVLVRGERAAVVGRVAMNMFMVDVTGLGAEEDDEVVLLGDGISADEIARLSGTIAYEVVARLNPLLPRRLVGAHRETTHEAPPE; encoded by the coding sequence ACGTGTGTGCGATCCGGGCACGGCTCGAGCGAGGAACGGGTTTGATGGCGGTCGTGAAGGCGAACGCTTACGGCCACGGGGCTCGCCTCGTCTCGCCCCTCCTTGCGGACCACGTGGACTGGTTCGGGGTGGACTCCTTGAGCGAGGCTTTGGAGATCCATGCCCTCGGTCTGGGACGTCCGATTCTCATTCTCGGGCACACCGAAGCCGAGAACCTCGAGACCGTCGTCCGTCTCGGCCTTCGACAGGCCCTTTTTCGGCGAGACAGCGCTCGGGCGATGGCTCGGGCGGCGGAACGAATGGGAAAGCCCGCGCTCGCTCACCTCAAGATCGAGACCGGCCTCAACCGACTCGGTGGCTCCCCATCCGATATCGATTTGACTGGGATTCAGATCGAAGGCGTCTACACGCATTTTGCGGACGTGGAGAACGGGAGCTCGGATTTCTACCGCATCCAGCTCGAACGCCTCCGTGAGGCGGCATCGTTGTTCGAAGGCGTCCTGGTGCATGCCTCGCCCACGGCTGGGGTGCTCCTTCACCCCGATGCCCACTGCGACCTGGCGCGAGTCGGAATCGGCCTCTTTGGAATCTGGCCGTCTCCCGACTCGCGCGTCGAAGTCCCGCTGAGGCCCGTCCTGACGTGGAAGAGCCGTCTGGCGCAGGTCAAGAGGGTTTCGAGAGGCGCGAGCGTCGGTTACGACTGCACCTACCGAGCCGAAAGCGATCGAGTCATCGGCGTCGTTCCCGCAGGCTACTACGATGGCTACGACCGGAGGCTGTCGAACCGGGGCTACGTGCTCGTGCGCGGCGAGCGTGCCGCGGTCGTGGGACGTGTCGCGATGAACATGTTCATGGTGGACGTGACCGGCCTTGGCGCGGAGGAGGACGACGAGGTCGTCCTGCTCGGGGATGGCATCTCGGCCGACGAGATCGCACGTCTGAGTGGGACGATCGCTTACGAGGTCGTGGCCCGCTTGAATCCGCTCCTGCCCCGGAGGCTCGTCGGAGCTCACCGCGAGACGACTCACGAGGCGCCACCCGAATAG